The following coding sequences lie in one Primulina huaijiensis isolate GDHJ02 chromosome 2, ASM1229523v2, whole genome shotgun sequence genomic window:
- the LOC140964830 gene encoding large ribosomal subunit protein eL38z/eL38y isoform X3: protein MPKQIHEIKDFLLTARRKDARSVKIKKSKDVVKFKVRCSKYLYTLCVFDLEKADKLKQSLPPGLAVQDL from the exons ATG CCAAAGCAGATTCATGAGATCAAAGACTTCCTTCTGACAGCTAGAAGGAAAGATGCGCGATCTGTGAAGATTAAGAAGAGTAAAGATGTTGTGAAGTTCAAAGTTAGGTGCTCAAAGTACCTGTACACTCTCTGTGTCTTTGATCTCGAGAAAGCTGACAAATTGAAGCAATCTCTTCCACCAG GTTTGGCTGTGCAAGACCTGTGA
- the LOC140964830 gene encoding large ribosomal subunit protein eL38z/eL38y isoform X1, with amino-acid sequence MKTRWREEKLVFVRSLMPKQIHEIKDFLLTARRKDARSVKIKKSKDVVKFKVRCSKYLYTLCVFDLEKADKLKQSLPPGLAVQDL; translated from the exons ATGAAGACTCGTTGGCGCGAAGAAAAGCTTGTTTTCGTAAGGTCTTTAATG CCAAAGCAGATTCATGAGATCAAAGACTTCCTTCTGACAGCTAGAAGGAAAGATGCGCGATCTGTGAAGATTAAGAAGAGTAAAGATGTTGTGAAGTTCAAAGTTAGGTGCTCAAAGTACCTGTACACTCTCTGTGTCTTTGATCTCGAGAAAGCTGACAAATTGAAGCAATCTCTTCCACCAG GTTTGGCTGTGCAAGACCTGTGA
- the LOC140964830 gene encoding large ribosomal subunit protein eL38z/eL38y isoform X2, whose protein sequence is MVLFASLRTLPKQIHEIKDFLLTARRKDARSVKIKKSKDVVKFKVRCSKYLYTLCVFDLEKADKLKQSLPPGLAVQDL, encoded by the exons ATGGTACTCTTTGCTTCTCTCCGAACTTTG CCAAAGCAGATTCATGAGATCAAAGACTTCCTTCTGACAGCTAGAAGGAAAGATGCGCGATCTGTGAAGATTAAGAAGAGTAAAGATGTTGTGAAGTTCAAAGTTAGGTGCTCAAAGTACCTGTACACTCTCTGTGTCTTTGATCTCGAGAAAGCTGACAAATTGAAGCAATCTCTTCCACCAG GTTTGGCTGTGCAAGACCTGTGA